A genomic stretch from Helianthus annuus cultivar XRQ/B chromosome 1, HanXRQr2.0-SUNRISE, whole genome shotgun sequence includes:
- the LOC110940293 gene encoding polyubiquitin-B produces MADGFCLWWRKLECGGDYFEVEKSGLSDSGEIKVKTDAGKIISLNVKGSDTIGKIKAFIQDMENIHIDLQMLIFNEKVLEDLNTLANLRIKKGSTLILMRKLKGILNIFIKIPEEMMYSLEVKPSDTIGKLKAKMCGIEDVLIYNGVVLEDSGTVVDFNIIDGSTLTLIRKLERTMEIFVNTFTGKTISLLVNPTYTIAKVKFEILCMEGIRVDEQALIFNKMVLDDSGTLFDLQINMNSTLILMRRSRGPMHMQIFIKIFTGHTVKLPVKPSYTIANIKAKIQRQVNIPCDEQELIFNELVLHNDDTLADLHIDTESTLTLVRLSKGFMHIFYQNLKRRYINLDVKPSDTIHNVKSKIQEKEGIPPLEQKLIFNGKLLKDSPTLADYNIQNDSTIRLV; encoded by the exons ATGGCTGACGGTTTTTGCCTTTGGTGGAGGAAACTCGAATGTGGTGGCGATTATTTTGAAGTCGAGAAGAGTGGGCTTAGTGACAGTGGTGAGATAAAAG TCAAGACAGATGCCGGCAAGATCATCTCGCTTAATGTCAAAGGCTCGGACACTATTGGAAAAATAAAAGCCTTCATCCAGGATATGGAAAATATTCACATTGATCTGCAGATGCTGATCTTCAACGAAAAGGTTCTTGAAGACTTGAATACCCTTGCCAATTTGCGTATCAAGAAGGGATCCACCCTCATCCTTATGCGTAAGTTAAAGGGAATCCTGAATATATTCATCAAGATCCCTGAAGAGATGATGTATTCTCTTGAAGTCAAACCTTCAGACACCATTGGCAAATTGAAAGCCAAGATGTGTGGTATTGAGGATGTGTTGATCTACAACGGGGTTGTCCTTGAGGATAGCGGTACTGTTGTTGACTTCAACATCATCGATGGATCCACTCTCACACTCATTCGTAAGTTGGAGCGAACGATGGAAATTTTTGTGAATACCTTTACTGGAAAAACTATCTCTTTGTTAGTTAACCCAACATACACTATTGCCAAGGTGAAATTTGAGATTTTGTGTATGGAGGGTATACGCGTTGATGAGCAAGCTTTGATCTTCAACAAAATGGTTCTTGACGACAGCGGTACTCTTTTTGACTTACAAATCAACATGAACTCCACACTTATACTTATGCGTAGATCAAGAGGACCTATGCATATGCAGATATTCATCAAGATCTTCACTGGACACACTGTTAAACTACCGGTTAAACCTTCATACACCATTGCCAACATAAAAGCTAAGATACAAAGACAGGTAAATATTCCATGTGATGAGCAGGAGTTGATCTTCAACGAATTGGTTCTCCACAATGACGATACCCTTGCTGACTTGCACATTGACACGGAATCAACACTCACACTTGTGCGTTTATCAAAAGGATTCATGCATATATTCTATCAGAACCTCAAACGAAGGTATATTAATCTGGATGTCAAACCTTCTGACACCATCCACAATGTGAAATCTAAGATCCAAGAGAAGGAAGGTATTCCTCCATTAGAGCAGAAACTGATCTTCAACGGAAAGCTACTGAAGGATAGCCCTACCCTAGCCGACTACAACATCCAGAATGACTCAACCATCCGGCTTGTTTAA
- the LOC118491565 gene encoding polyubiquitin-like, whose translation MADEGKGMADEDDRSGTGREIETPTDIPCEEQALIFNETVLGDNGTLFDYRINKNETLKLMRQSTGIMEIDILIFYSGETITLKVKPSDTIYSIKAMIRDETQKPIDEQDLIFNRTVLHNDDTLAGCDIHKESTLTLLWSARVYIMKIFIKTATEKTVTLHVKPSDTIYNLKLKNQDKEGVPPFKQTLIFNKIFLEDSATVADYRIRDGQEVGLVLG comes from the exons ATGGCGGACGAGGGCAAAGGAATGGCTGACGAAGACGATAGGTCTGGTACCGGAAGAGAAA TTGAGACCCCAACTG ATATTCCATGTGAAGAGCAAGCTTTGATCTTCAACGAAACCGTTCTCGGGGACAACGGTACCCTTTTTGATTACAGGATCAACAAGAATGAGACGCTAAAACTTATGCGTCAATCAACGGGAATTATGGAGATAGATATCCTCATCTTTTATAGCGGAGAGACCATTACTCTCAAAGTCAAACCTTCGGATACCATTTACAGCATTAAAGCCATGATTCGGGATGAAACGCAAAAACCTATTGACGAGCAGGATTTGATCTTTAACCGAACCGTTCTTCACAACGATGATACCCTTGCTGGTTGCGACATCCACAAGGAGTCTACACTCACACTTTTGTGGTCAGCAAGAGTATACATCATGAAGATATTCATCAAGACCGCAACAGAAAAGACCGTTACTCTGCATGTCAAACCCTCAGACACCATCTACAACCTGAAGTTAAAGAACCAGGATAAGGAAGGTGTTCCCCCATTCAAGCAGACACTGATCTTTAACAAAATTTTCCTGGAGGATAGTGCTACCGTTGCTGATTATCGCATCCGTGATGGACAAGAAGTCGGTCTTGTGTTGGGATAA
- the LOC118491567 gene encoding polyubiquitin-B-like encodes MADGFCLWWRKLECGGDYFEVEKSGLSDSGEIKVKTDAGKIISLNVKGSDTIGKIKAFIQDMENIHIDLQMLIFNEKVLQDLNTLANLRIKKGSTLILMRKLKGILNIFIKIPEEMMYSLEVKPSDTIGKLKAKMCGIEDVLIYNGVVLEDSGTVVDFNIFNGSTLTLIRKLERTMEIFVNTFTGKTISLLVNPTYTIAKVKFEILCMEGIRVDEQALIFNKMVLDDSSTLFDFQINMNSTLILMRRSRGPMHMQIFIKIFTGHTVKLQVKPSYTIANIKAKIQSQVNIPCDEQELIFKELVLHNDDTLADLHIDKESNLTLVRLSKDPREGRYSSIRAETDLQRRAT; translated from the exons ATGGCTGACGGTTTTTGCCTTTGGTGGAGGAAACTCGAATGTGGTGGCGATTATTTTGAAGTCGAGAAGAGTGGGCTTAGTGACAGTGGTGAGATAAAAG TCAAGACAGATGCCGGCAAGATCATCTCGCTTAATGTCAAAGGCTCGGACACTATTGGAAAAATAAAAGCCTTCATCCAGGATATGGAAAATATTCACATTGATCTGCAGATGCTGATCTTCAACGAAAAGGTTCTTCAAGACTTGAATACCCTTGCCAATTTGCGTATCAAGAAGGGATCCACCCTCATCCTTATGCGTAAGTTAAAGGGAATCTTGAATATATTCATCAAGATCCCTGAAGAGATGATGTATTCTCTTGAAGTCAAACCTTCAGACACCATCGGCAAATTGAAAGCCAAGATGTGTGGTATTGAGGATGTGTTGATCTACAACGGGGTTGTCCTTGAGGATAGCGGTACTGTTGTTGACTTCAATATCTTCAACGGATCCACTCTCACACTCATTCGTAAGTTGGAGCGAACGATGGAAATTTTTGTGAATACCTTTACTGGAAAAACTATCTCTTTGTTAGTTAACCCAACATACACTATTGCCAAGGTGAAATTTGAGATTTTGTGTATGGAGGGTATACGTGTTGATGAGCAAGCTTTGATCTTCAACAAAATGGTTCTTGACGACAGCAGTACTCTTTTCGACTTCCAAATCAACATGAACTCCACACTTATACTTATGCGTAGATCAAGAGGACCTATGCATATGCAGATATTCATCAAGATCTTCACTGGACACACTGTTAAACTACAGGTTAAACCTTCATACACCATTGCCAACATAAAAGCCAAGATACAAAGTCAGGTAAATATTCCATGTGATGAGCAGGAGTTGATCTTCAAGGAATTGGTTCTCCACAACGATGATACCCTTGCTGACTTGCACATCGACAAGGAATCAAACCTCACACTTGTGCGTTTATCAAAAGATCCAAGAGAAGGAAGGTATTCCTCCATTAGAGCAGAAACTGATCTTCAACGGAGAGCTACTTAA